The genomic region ccaatattttcccttttagcgAAAATGAACATtggctccaaatattggttaaCAGCATCCTTGGCtaataataatcggtatcagctctgggggaaaaaaacaaaacaaaaaaaataaataaaaaaaaaaacatcggtctaTCCAAAATAAAAGTCCACTCTACATTgcgcagttttactttttttgttagtctaaaatgttttttttttttttttttttttttttgtatcagatATTGTGTGAAGCATGAAGAGGGTGTGTTCAAGAGAACAAACATCTGCTGGGTTTGCATGAAACCCCACCACCTCTCCGCTCGGCCacaacactcactcactcgctcatCACGCACTTTCCCCACCCACActatttttggaaaaacaaaagtctGGCTTTGCTTTTGAagcacacacactgacacatttaaaaaaaaaaaaaaaaaaaaaaaaatccctctcttGTCCTGCCACTCAAACGCCAAACGcattctttattttgtttttggagtgTACAAATGCACACTATACGCCCCTCCTCCCTCTTTTCTCCGCACATGACATCCACAAATAAACACTTACTCTTGTTCTTCACTTCACTGACtcattatgaggaaaaaaaaaaaaaagagaggtccTGAGACTCAAAGCGTCATCATTCATGTTCAAATGAGCGTTTGTTTGCTCGGCCACAAAGAATCGCGCTGGGCTTTTCATTCCAATTAGCGTATATACTTTACATTAAGCACgctgtttgtatgtttgtgttGCGTTTAGGTGCCAAGGAGCCAGCCGGGGGGTGTGCTCGCTGCCATGGCGGATAAAGAGCAGATGGCGACCCCTGAGCGGGCAGGGAAGCAATTCAGCATCAGCGCGTTCTATTCAGTCGGCGGCAGCGGGGACGACAGGTTGGTTTGCTTCTTGAACGCAACGCTGTCGCAAGGCGAGGAAAAGGAACAAAAACTTTTGTTCGCGTTCAAGTGGGCAGCTCGGCGCGTCCAGTTGGTGAAAAAGAATGGGCCTGCACCAGAACTGgttttaattaccgtattttccgcactataaggcgcacctaaaagccttcaatttttccaaaagctgaccatgcgccttacaatccagtgcgccttatatatggatcaatattgagccgcaacaggtctcgctgtcaagacgctatcggtgaccctgcatgcgcagaagattccgccatcttggatcgctagctaacactaatactttacctcagagaaaataataaaacagctgtttattcattttgggagtgaatggagttgtcagaaagctggtttgtaatctattaataaagtttgactgaccagtCTGACTATCTGTTGACATTccatttagcgcagcaccatctaatggatgcataacgtaaccccagcctctactgtagcgccttatatatggaaaaagttttaaaatatgtcatacattgaaggtgcgccttatagtgcggaaaatacggtagtttatAGTTAGTTGAGTTCATCGCCCATATCAACTGAATGCAGCGGATATGAGAAGTCGTTCTAAAAATCTCATTTAGTCAATAAATTCTTGTCAAAAATGAATGCTCTCAATTAAAAGTGATGCATCAATAAATCATATTCAATAACCCGCCACCCCCACGAGCATTCCAATTGATCCTAATTTAAACATGTTACACGTTGTACTAAACCACAAAACTAACTTTTCCTCAAGCTGCTGTcatttaaaaatgcaaattcGTTTCCTCCAACATGTTTGCGCAACTCGCGTGCAGGCGCGAAGTAACAGCGAGCTTCTCGTGTTGACGGGTTTGTTTTTTCCGCAAATACGGACGGAAGAACTGAGGGAATTCGCACCTCTCCGTGCTTGAAGGTCCGCCGAGTCAAAGGTCGACTGCAGATGGACGTGATGACGTTTGACATGATGATTGGAACGATCCTGAAAACGTGCGGCACGCTTCATTCTCATTCTCTGCTAGAAGGGATTGTGGCGCAACGTTAAATTCGAGAACCTCACTGTAGAtggaaaaagtctacacacccctgttcaaatgctcgTTTTTTTGCGATAGAAAAGATGATTTCAAATCACGGACCTCAGCGAGTTAATTTCTCCTTTGGCAATTTCAAGATCTGTGTGCACTTCAATTTCCCTGATTTTAATGGGAATGACAGTAtgaaggaccaaaactgccaaaatttgaaataaataaataaataaataaataaataaataaaagttaaaataaaaatgaatataaaaaactataattcgaaaattatataaaaaaaaataataattataaatggaaataaatccatttttcttttcactttttgtcatgtatttatttatttagtcatttatttatatatttatttagtcatttatttatatatttatttagtcatttatttatttatttatttagtcatttatttatttagtcatttatttattttaatttgggcagttttgggccatactgccaagtataggtcgcttgcacatgtcgtcacttccgcctcggatttctcgtagtcgccatgctgggtggcctccatttacgtagcgattcggtctaacacgtatctatcacgtttgttttctgcgtttaaaatggtacattgttgctgtatcgttggctgttcgaacaaagccaagggggaaaatggtcggtcttttttccgaattccgaaaataattaggaaccagggcctggagacagaggagtgcggactccggagggaagtcattactttgggctcgtgtgtgcagcgatcactttgtgagcggtaagcttgtttacctttatttaatgcatgaggattaataacgtttcgaccgcccatatatgggcaagttgcttatgttttggattcatgagcaagcaagttcggtagtacaagctggctagcggacgttagccgaaagctaacatcgaacattttcacccaagtagtgctagtgcaaagtgtttactgctgaaattggattgattagtcttgggcttttaatgccgataacatgttttttggtggcaaaatgtaaacttggaaaaaaaagagacagaaggggctgatgcaagaaaacagagccccggtagcctacacatcatgctaaagaacttattcacggccaccctactgcggtaaaataaccagtctttccatattttatttgtttatatatttgtttattttaacaggtcgccctgcgcccgtttttctgtccaatcatcccgactgggctccaacattaaagttgggccccaagttacaacatctatgtctcagcccagtcggtgccaagatatgaacgtgcacaggagagacaagcaaagaaaagacgactcgaagtggcagagattgttgcagttatgcagccagatggctccagtaacctgtaccctcaagtactgctgacatcattgactctggtatgccactcagaattcattacatgatatattgtatgcatgagtgaatgtatgtgtttgtttgtgtgtgtacacgcaccttatattttagagacatttggaagtgtttatagaaataagtatttgcctgtagcaatgttcatacattaaaaaatgcaacaaaatgtgtacatttcttttacactactttactatattaaacctattactggtaccgtatttttttgtgatttttttttctttatttttttctttagggatctcatgccacaccgacttgattgccaatgacatgatggtaacgaaggcgagcatcaaagcattggaggaggacaacatgcgactgtttgtttggcgctaataaaggcagcgtttatacaaattctattgttgggtttgtttacaaagctatacataagacaaatgacaggatttgactcaatgtgcaatatggtccctcttaaagtaatggcataaatctctattatttctaaaagcacaaaaaatgaagtgaataatgattagatgtagtaatttcagggttaaaaattgaactgttaattaatgtagtttattttagcacaggtgcctaccatcctgagatgacggtatgatgtaatgttgatggggtacgcaatgactttcattatgctatgtacagaggaaaaagttgctctcttttaaaaaaaattttaatgtaagacaagtaccagtactgtgttacagttttcccaagaatccttgtttcacacttgtcacaaaaccactgtccttttggcagtctagattggcacacttcaagtgatatcatttgattttacaatctgctgcagcacaaaaaactactttattccgcatctttgaagtacatgagcaagtggtaggtgacagcggctgagcaggaacactggaagtccactgctgatctagtaaatgctctcccgagcagttcaggtaaggaggggattttgggaaaaaaaacctctggcttttccagctggccaaaacgagcgatctgggtggactcgctcgatcacactttgtccacaccacaaagtcgcagaagtcccgtccagttaaactcatctgtgcctgaatctgaaaatattacaaacattgtaatgaaaa from Festucalex cinctus isolate MCC-2025b chromosome 3, RoL_Fcin_1.0, whole genome shotgun sequence harbors:
- the LOC144016402 gene encoding uncharacterized protein LOC144016402 isoform X1 — translated: MRACIHPMRCCIEILAAMSVVNGVKRFLETESMPSRGFAGCGYKYKGVFSQLRARHLLSHVPRSQPGGVLAAMADKEQMATPERAGKQFSISAFYSVGGSGDDRLVCFLNATLSQGEEKEQKLLFAFKWAARRVQLVKKNGPAPELVLITVFSAL
- the LOC144016402 gene encoding uncharacterized protein LOC144016402 isoform X3: MSVVNGVKRFLETESMPSRGFAGCGYKYKGVFSQLRARHLLSHVPRSQPGGVLAAMADKEQMATPERAGKQFSISAFYSVGGSGDDRLVCFLNATLSQGEEKEQKLLFAFKWAARRVQLVKKNGPAPELVLITVFSAL